Proteins co-encoded in one Rhodothermia bacterium genomic window:
- a CDS encoding fibronectin type III domain-containing protein, with translation MDNQPRATMYKDTKYRTLTWLLALCLTPPLLHAQDFWEQTNGPNGGLISALAIKSGGTIFAGTSNGVFSSSNNGTSWTAVNSGLTNTNVYALAINANGTIFAGTWGGGVYSSANNGASWTQVNSGLTNTDVRSLAINANGTIFAGTDGGVYSSANNGASWTQVNSGLTNTTVSSLAINANGMIFAGTGGGVFSSSNNGAFWTQVNSGLTNKSVLSLAINANGTIFAGTNGGVFSSSNNGASWTAVNSGLTNTAVSSLAINANGTIFAGIDGGGVFSSSNNGTSWTQVNSGLTNKSVWSLVINANGTLFAGTYGGVFRSKYSTTIPTPISPADGATGVSVSTALTWSAVSGATGYDAQVFAGSSCSGTILRSLSNQNVTTWSPSGLANNTQYCWQVRAVNAGGSSPWTSRTFTTLALAKVNLSTPVSASLINGSTASLQWQIAQGATGYQVQIQTSNSFTDTVPTPVGTSSTSFSATNLNINFLYYWRVRAVSGNNFGPWSDTWSLYTYPQTITHATSKTFSDITSSNSYRMVGIPGVGFAIAGTLTGVEGTDWACYTPPYINNTYAKCGSTFEAGKGYWLVSKNNWSVNGNTSPVALNQAKFYAIPLSNGWNIISNPFNLEVSWATVLDRSQLSGSIYGFKDRTFQTSSTLQPYEGYFYYNQQAALTNLLVPYPFSGAEVMTKTEIERPESLVISAENASGDRVAIRTGWHAKASVALDPLDDFVPPTHFSALALRILNDHLETDYKWLAQDFRPDLASGVTYPIALFVNKSGEIQLSIQNKKLLGMFNALLIDPIAKKTYRLDENTPTKLMLPAGERLFQLMIAPESALIETEQTYLPKELGFSGNYPNPFTHQTTIGFALPTKQVVKLTIFDLNGRIVRTLINEDLPAGNHEFLWDGKLSSGQTAPTGTYLLRLEASKQHLIRKMVLVK, from the coding sequence ATGGATAACCAGCCACGCGCTACCATGTATAAAGATACCAAATACCGCACCCTTACTTGGCTTTTGGCCCTGTGCCTCACCCCCCCCCTCTTGCACGCCCAAGACTTTTGGGAGCAGACCAATGGTCCTAATGGTGGATTGATAAGCGCCTTAGCCATCAAGTCTGGCGGGACGATTTTTGCAGGGACAAGTAACGGCGTATTTTCGTCCTCGAACAACGGTACTTCATGGACGGCGGTCAATTCGGGGCTGACCAATACCAATGTTTATGCCTTAGCGATCAATGCCAATGGGACGATCTTTGCAGGAACTTGGGGCGGCGGCGTTTATTCCTCTGCCAACAACGGCGCTTCATGGACGCAGGTCAATTCGGGACTTACCAATACTGATGTCCGTTCTTTAGCGATCAATGCCAATGGGACAATCTTTGCAGGAACAGACGGCGGCGTTTATTCCTCTGCCAACAATGGTGCTTCATGGACGCAGGTCAATTCGGGGCTGACCAATACTACTGTCTCTTCTTTGGCGATTAATGCCAATGGGATGATCTTTGCAGGTACTGGCGGCGGCGTATTTTCATCCTCAAATAACGGTGCTTTCTGGACGCAGGTCAATTCGGGACTTACCAATAAGAGTGTCTTATCTTTGGCGATTAATGCCAATGGGACAATCTTTGCAGGTACTAACGGAGGCGTATTTTCGTCCTCGAACAATGGTGCTTCGTGGACGGCGGTCAATTCGGGGCTGACCAATACTGCTGTCTCTTCTTTGGCGATTAATGCCAATGGGACGATCTTTGCCGGTATTGACGGCGGCGGCGTATTTTCGTCCTCGAACAACGGTACTTCTTGGACGCAGGTCAATTCGGGACTTACCAATAAGAGTGTCTGGTCTTTGGTGATTAATGCCAATGGAACACTCTTTGCCGGTACTTACGGCGGCGTATTTCGCTCGAAATACTCCACAACTATCCCCACCCCCATTTCACCCGCCGACGGTGCAACGGGCGTAAGTGTCAGTACCGCACTCACATGGTCAGCCGTAAGTGGTGCAACGGGGTATGATGCACAAGTCTTTGCGGGAAGTAGCTGTTCGGGAACGATACTTAGAAGCCTCTCTAATCAAAATGTAACGACATGGAGTCCATCTGGTTTAGCTAACAATACCCAATATTGCTGGCAGGTACGGGCAGTCAATGCTGGCGGAAGCAGTCCTTGGACTTCAAGAACGTTTACCACGCTTGCTTTGGCCAAAGTAAACTTAAGCACGCCAGTTTCGGCCTCGTTAATCAATGGCAGTACAGCCTCCCTACAATGGCAAATCGCCCAAGGTGCAACAGGGTATCAGGTACAAATCCAGACTTCAAATTCATTCACAGACACCGTACCCACACCAGTTGGTACTTCCAGTACAAGTTTTTCGGCCACCAATCTTAACATCAACTTTTTGTATTATTGGCGGGTACGTGCCGTATCGGGCAACAACTTTGGCCCTTGGTCGGACACATGGAGTTTATACACCTACCCCCAAACCATAACCCACGCCACCAGTAAAACGTTTTCGGACATCACATCGTCCAATAGTTACCGCATGGTTGGTATTCCCGGCGTGGGCTTTGCGATCGCTGGAACGCTTACGGGCGTAGAAGGCACCGATTGGGCCTGCTACACGCCACCTTATATCAACAATACCTATGCCAAATGTGGAAGTACATTTGAAGCCGGCAAGGGCTATTGGTTGGTTTCCAAAAACAATTGGAGCGTAAATGGAAATACCAGTCCTGTCGCGCTAAACCAAGCCAAATTTTATGCCATCCCACTGAGTAATGGTTGGAACATTATCAGCAACCCTTTTAATCTTGAGGTTAGTTGGGCAACGGTTTTGGATCGAAGCCAATTATCGGGGAGTATTTATGGGTTTAAAGACAGGACATTCCAAACAAGTAGTACCCTACAGCCCTACGAAGGGTATTTTTACTACAACCAACAAGCGGCACTAACGAATTTACTCGTTCCCTACCCCTTCTCTGGTGCGGAGGTTATGACCAAAACAGAAATAGAACGCCCGGAATCCTTGGTGATTTCAGCAGAAAACGCTTCGGGAGACCGTGTTGCCATCCGTACAGGCTGGCACGCCAAGGCATCGGTGGCGTTAGACCCCTTAGACGATTTTGTCCCGCCCACGCATTTTTCCGCTTTAGCACTCCGGATATTAAACGACCATTTAGAGACCGATTATAAATGGCTTGCACAGGACTTCCGACCCGATCTGGCCTCAGGAGTCACGTATCCAATTGCACTTTTTGTTAATAAAAGCGGTGAAATCCAATTATCTATACAAAACAAGAAGCTATTGGGGATGTTCAATGCCTTGCTTATAGACCCAATCGCCAAAAAAACCTACCGCCTCGACGAAAACACCCCTACCAAACTTATGCTTCCTGCGGGAGAACGCCTTTTCCAACTGATGATCGCCCCAGAGTCGGCCCTCATAGAAACAGAACAGACGTATTTGCCTAAAGAACTTGGCTTCTCCGGCAACTACCCCAATCCGTTTACCCACCAAACCACTATCGGCTTTGCACTGCCCACAAAACAAGTGGTTAAGTTGACAATTTTTGATCTAAATGGACGCATCGTCCGGACGTTAATCAACGAAGATCTCCCCGCCGGTAACCATGAGTTTTTGTGGGATGGAAAACTTTCTTCTGGGCAAACAGCACCAACCGGAACCTACCTCTTGCGCCTCGAAGCCTCAAAACAACACCTAATCCGTAAAATGGTCTTGGTGAAATAA
- a CDS encoding Lrp/AsnC family transcriptional regulator — protein MDIFDVKILQLLETDGRMPFSSIATSLGISHTMVHQRVNKLMEQGILAGIKPLLNEKKMGYDWAAFTGITLEKDADSGKVIEALKKIPEVTECYYITGNFTLYLRILAKSHEHMRQILYQKIDPLPGVAKTASMIELGCAFKRNIMLEVP, from the coding sequence ATGGATATATTTGATGTGAAAATTTTGCAACTATTGGAAACCGATGGGCGGATGCCTTTTTCCAGTATCGCGACGTCCTTGGGCATTTCGCATACGATGGTTCATCAGCGGGTGAACAAACTCATGGAGCAAGGGATTTTGGCAGGAATAAAGCCGTTATTGAATGAGAAAAAAATGGGGTACGATTGGGCTGCCTTCACAGGAATAACCCTAGAGAAGGACGCAGATTCTGGAAAGGTGATCGAGGCCCTAAAGAAAATCCCAGAGGTCACAGAATGTTATTATATTACAGGAAATTTTACGCTTTACCTCCGAATTTTGGCCAAAAGCCACGAGCACATGCGCCAAATCCTCTATCAAAAGATTGATCCTTTACCCGGCGTAGCCAAAACCGCTTCTATGATTGAGCTTGGTTGTGCGTTTAAGCGTAACATTATGCTTGAAGTGCCCTGA
- the rocD gene encoding ornithine--oxo-acid transaminase: MKPTALYPQEYYIDLEDRFGAHNYHPMPVVLVRGEGVFLWDIADKRYYDFLSAYSAVNQGHCHPRIVGALIEQAQKLTLTSRAFHHNLLGAFERTLCKTFDYDKALVMNSGVEAVETALKLCRKWAYTVKGIPENEAVIVFAKDNFHGRTLSVISGSTDPSSRTGFGPHMAGIEHVPYNDLSALEDVLSSNAYIAGFIVEPLQGEAGVVVPDEDYLRKATELCHKHGVLFIADEVQTGIARTGKLLATCGNCTCKKSCGHKPEIKPDLLILGKALSGGVIPVSAVLARDEIMLTIRPGEHGSTFGGNPLACAVGIAALQVVEEEGLAENAARLGEIFRGGLREIAGRYPIIQTVRGKGLLNAIVINSEETSDLAYRLCLTFMQNGLLAKPTHGNKIRLAPPLVITDDQIRDVLYIIEKSVSECTS, translated from the coding sequence ATGAAACCCACTGCCCTTTATCCACAAGAGTACTATATTGACTTAGAAGATCGTTTTGGCGCGCATAACTATCACCCAATGCCAGTGGTTTTGGTTCGGGGCGAAGGCGTGTTTTTGTGGGATATAGCCGATAAACGTTACTACGACTTTCTTTCTGCTTACTCGGCGGTCAATCAAGGGCATTGTCATCCGCGAATTGTAGGGGCGCTCATCGAACAAGCACAAAAACTTACCCTGACCTCACGGGCATTCCACCATAACTTATTGGGAGCATTTGAAAGAACATTATGCAAGACATTTGATTATGACAAAGCGCTCGTCATGAACTCTGGTGTGGAGGCCGTAGAAACTGCACTTAAACTTTGCAGGAAATGGGCATATACCGTCAAAGGCATTCCCGAAAACGAGGCTGTGATTGTTTTTGCAAAGGACAACTTCCACGGACGAACCCTTTCGGTGATCTCTGGCTCTACAGATCCCAGTAGCCGGACAGGGTTTGGGCCACATATGGCGGGCATTGAACATGTTCCTTACAACGATTTGTCGGCCTTAGAAGACGTTTTAAGTAGTAATGCCTACATTGCCGGATTTATCGTGGAGCCACTCCAAGGTGAGGCTGGCGTCGTGGTTCCAGATGAAGACTATTTGCGTAAAGCCACCGAGCTTTGTCACAAACATGGCGTACTTTTTATTGCCGATGAGGTGCAAACGGGTATTGCCAGAACCGGAAAATTATTGGCAACTTGCGGAAATTGTACTTGTAAAAAAAGTTGTGGGCACAAACCGGAGATAAAGCCAGACCTTTTAATTCTTGGAAAGGCTCTTTCGGGTGGTGTGATACCGGTTTCAGCGGTTTTGGCCCGCGATGAGATCATGTTAACCATTCGACCCGGTGAACATGGCTCCACCTTTGGTGGAAACCCGCTTGCTTGTGCGGTCGGTATCGCCGCCTTACAAGTAGTGGAAGAGGAGGGATTGGCGGAAAATGCTGCACGGTTAGGCGAAATTTTCAGGGGAGGTCTTAGAGAAATAGCCGGACGTTACCCTATCATCCAAACTGTACGAGGAAAAGGCTTGCTAAATGCCATTGTTATCAACAGTGAGGAGACTTCCGACCTTGCTTATCGCTTGTGCTTAACATTTATGCAGAATGGCTTATTGGCCAAACCTACGCATGGAAATAAGATAAGACTTGCGCCACCCTTGGTCATTACAGATGATCAAATAAGAGATGTCTTGTACATTATTGAAAAATCCGTAAGCGAATGTACTTCTTGA
- a CDS encoding helix-turn-helix domain-containing protein has protein sequence MAGNRQKKWLSLQEAADQLGVHFTTVRRWVDQGAIPTLLTPGGHRRFSPEDLEEFARKHRRHYIREGIEDSWQRHALSHTRDAIHMTRSTWSSRFGSETSIELRRLGKQLMDVMMQFISAEDLQAHRLLDQAEEIGRHYGEIMVKGKMSLPDMLNSISFFKNSLIEATVSMPESQAKPQLNSQIIRRINEVMGAVELALAGVYERYH, from the coding sequence ATGGCAGGTAACAGACAGAAAAAATGGCTTAGCCTTCAAGAGGCAGCCGACCAACTTGGCGTGCACTTTACAACAGTCCGTCGTTGGGTTGATCAAGGAGCAATACCTACCCTTCTTACCCCTGGAGGACACCGTCGGTTCTCTCCAGAAGATTTGGAAGAGTTTGCTCGCAAACATCGTCGTCACTACATTCGCGAAGGTATTGAGGACAGTTGGCAACGCCACGCTTTGAGCCATACTCGCGACGCTATTCATATGACCCGTTCCACATGGTCTAGCCGTTTTGGATCGGAAACATCAATCGAATTACGTCGCCTTGGTAAGCAACTCATGGACGTAATGATGCAATTTATCAGCGCCGAAGACCTCCAAGCCCATCGTCTATTGGATCAAGCGGAAGAAATTGGCCGTCACTACGGCGAAATTATGGTTAAAGGTAAAATGTCTTTGCCAGACATGCTCAACTCCATTTCATTCTTCAAAAATAGCTTGATTGAAGCGACCGTTTCGATGCCCGAATCACAAGCAAAACCACAATTGAATAGCCAAATCATTCGTCGTATCAACGAGGTGATGGGTGCTGTTGAATTGGCGCTTGCCGGCGTTTACGAGCGTTATCACTGA
- a CDS encoding glycosyltransferase: protein MSTPLKRFNPQSPILVLAPHLIFPLRNGGDIGAAEHWGPVSKFVPFVLIVGANTLTRYENGKIVEQTRFKNTFRHTKIAGFRALLKGSHYLIEKFLTPAFQKQAATHIQNPLFENVVCSHLWSTILLPYDGRSRFVLIQSHNDDFQWFQHLANHATNFAARETALTSKAWTQRFMQKKGTHFWFFHCTERDQSGYAAVCPEHLSFVMPVGVDVSLQVPVQLPAKHRLHFIFTGALSVTMNFDALCNFRDHYYPTFKAEFGDNLDISVVGSSPSEAMKQLCSEQGWEIFGNVTDEELKQHFQQATFSLLPFGYATGSKLKLLKSLSFGVPFLSTNHASPGAMPHLPHCVFSDEPDKWVSAVKEVRDNGITVQDREALLAYARQFSWPTLAEKMFAQLKHLPM, encoded by the coding sequence ATGAGTACCCCCTTGAAACGCTTCAATCCGCAATCTCCCATTTTGGTTCTTGCCCCACACCTTATTTTTCCGCTACGAAATGGTGGCGATATTGGCGCAGCCGAGCATTGGGGGCCGGTCAGCAAATTTGTGCCATTTGTCTTGATTGTAGGTGCAAATACCCTTACCCGCTACGAGAACGGAAAAATAGTAGAGCAAACTCGTTTTAAAAACACCTTTCGTCATACCAAAATTGCTGGATTTCGTGCATTGCTTAAAGGATCGCATTATCTAATTGAGAAATTTCTTACCCCTGCATTCCAAAAACAAGCTGCAACACATATACAAAACCCACTTTTCGAGAATGTGGTTTGTAGTCATCTTTGGAGTACCATATTACTCCCCTATGATGGCCGTTCGCGCTTTGTCCTAATCCAGTCCCACAACGATGATTTTCAGTGGTTTCAGCATTTAGCGAACCATGCTACAAATTTTGCTGCGCGAGAAACAGCTTTGACTTCTAAGGCATGGACTCAGCGTTTTATGCAAAAAAAAGGGACTCACTTCTGGTTTTTCCATTGCACAGAGCGTGACCAATCAGGCTATGCAGCGGTTTGCCCTGAACACCTTTCTTTTGTCATGCCTGTTGGGGTGGATGTAAGTCTTCAGGTTCCCGTCCAACTTCCTGCCAAACACCGTTTGCACTTCATCTTTACGGGTGCACTAAGTGTTACGATGAATTTCGATGCACTTTGTAATTTCCGAGACCATTATTATCCTACATTTAAGGCTGAATTTGGGGATAATTTGGATATTTCTGTCGTTGGAAGTTCACCTTCGGAGGCGATGAAACAACTTTGTAGCGAGCAAGGGTGGGAAATTTTCGGCAATGTCACGGATGAGGAATTAAAACAACACTTTCAGCAGGCAACGTTCTCACTTTTGCCTTTTGGATATGCAACGGGTTCAAAGCTAAAATTGCTAAAATCGCTCTCATTTGGGGTTCCCTTTTTATCTACAAACCATGCCTCTCCCGGAGCAATGCCCCATTTACCGCATTGCGTTTTCTCCGATGAACCCGATAAGTGGGTCTCTGCGGTGAAAGAGGTGCGCGACAATGGGATTACCGTGCAAGATCGGGAAGCATTGCTTGCCTATGCCAGACAGTTCTCTTGGCCTACATTGGCCGAAAAAATGTTTGCCCAACTAAAACATTTGCCAATGTGA
- a CDS encoding FAD-dependent oxidoreductase: MKILIVGGVAGGATAAARMRRLGEHHEIILFERGEHVSFANCGLPYHIGGIIEDREKLLLQTPRSLKERYGLDVRIRQEVLHMDPENRRVTVKNLNTQEIYSETYDKLLLSPGAEPFRPPILGIFSSKVKTLRNVHDMDNIIETIRDKTHILVVGGGFIGLEVAENLIEIGKKVVLVELSNQVMAPIDVEFARMAEKEAKRKGVDIRLNTGVTAFEETRNGLKVSLNIGSSIETEAVIFAIGVRPENILARDAGLTIGQTGGIAVNEYLQTSDPNIYAVGDAIEVTHRIAHQQVLIPLAWPANRQGRIVADNMLTNHQTAYQGALGTSILKFFDYTIAATGLNEKSLKRWNIPYKTITVTRGSHAGYYPDASNIVLKLNFSEDGTIFGAQAFGKEGVDKRIDVIATAIRGGLTIYDLSDIELAYAPPYNSAKDPVNIAGYAAQNLLEGTLQTVNFDDLSGWLEREDVVLVDVRTPKEFEQGHIPNAINIEVDTLRANLHRFDTNKTYALVCQVGLRGYLAHRILQHHGIKSFSLNGGYGLWQAVYEA, translated from the coding sequence ATGAAAATTTTGATTGTAGGTGGCGTTGCCGGAGGCGCAACTGCCGCCGCTCGGATGCGCCGACTCGGAGAACACCATGAGATCATTCTTTTTGAGCGGGGAGAACACGTTAGTTTTGCAAATTGTGGATTGCCCTACCATATTGGTGGTATCATAGAAGACCGCGAAAAACTCCTGCTCCAAACACCCAGAAGCCTAAAAGAAAGGTATGGTTTAGATGTACGTATTCGTCAAGAAGTCCTGCACATGGACCCCGAAAATCGCAGGGTGACGGTCAAAAACCTAAACACACAAGAAATTTATTCGGAAACGTATGACAAACTTTTACTTTCTCCGGGTGCAGAGCCTTTCCGTCCGCCTATTCTCGGCATTTTTTCTTCAAAAGTAAAAACCCTGCGCAACGTCCACGACATGGACAACATCATCGAAACAATCCGTGACAAAACGCACATTTTGGTTGTTGGCGGCGGCTTTATTGGCTTGGAGGTGGCGGAAAACCTAATCGAAATTGGCAAAAAAGTAGTTTTGGTGGAATTGAGCAACCAAGTGATGGCTCCTATAGATGTTGAATTTGCTCGTATGGCCGAAAAAGAAGCCAAGCGCAAAGGTGTTGATATCCGTCTTAATACTGGTGTTACCGCTTTTGAAGAAACAAGGAACGGCCTAAAGGTATCTTTAAATATAGGCTCTTCGATCGAAACGGAAGCCGTCATTTTTGCCATTGGTGTTCGTCCCGAAAATATCTTGGCCCGCGATGCTGGCTTAACGATAGGCCAAACCGGCGGGATTGCCGTTAATGAATACCTCCAGACTTCCGATCCGAACATTTACGCTGTTGGAGACGCCATCGAGGTGACGCACCGTATTGCACATCAACAGGTTTTGATCCCCTTGGCATGGCCTGCGAATCGGCAAGGACGGATTGTGGCAGACAATATGCTGACCAATCACCAAACCGCTTACCAAGGTGCCTTGGGAACTTCCATCCTCAAGTTTTTTGATTACACCATTGCCGCAACAGGATTAAATGAAAAAAGCCTAAAACGGTGGAATATTCCCTATAAAACCATCACCGTTACCCGTGGGAGCCATGCCGGTTATTATCCTGATGCATCAAATATTGTCTTAAAACTCAATTTTTCGGAGGACGGGACAATCTTCGGCGCGCAGGCGTTTGGTAAGGAAGGGGTGGATAAACGAATTGATGTCATTGCGACGGCCATTCGTGGAGGATTAACCATTTATGACCTATCGGATATCGAGTTGGCATATGCTCCGCCGTATAATTCTGCCAAAGACCCGGTTAACATTGCCGGATATGCAGCACAAAACTTGCTCGAAGGAACACTCCAAACTGTCAATTTTGACGACTTGTCAGGCTGGCTGGAGCGGGAAGATGTGGTCCTGGTGGATGTCAGAACCCCAAAAGAGTTTGAACAAGGCCACATACCAAACGCTATTAATATCGAAGTTGACACTTTGCGGGCAAACCTCCATCGCTTCGATACCAACAAAACGTATGCTTTGGTTTGTCAGGTGGGATTACGCGGTTATTTAGCACACCGGATTTTGCAACATCACGGCATAAAATCATTCAGTCTAAACGGTGGATATGGGTTGTGGCAAGCAGTCTATGAAGCCTAA
- the crtI gene encoding phytoene desaturase — MPKAIVIGSGFGGLSVAIRLQARGFETVIVEKNTKVGGHAYQLQKDGYVFDMGPSLITAPEIIRAVFRAAGEKMEDYLDLIPLDPFYRVYFHDGSYLDYNGDAANMKAQMARYNQKDAEVGYDRFMKKSKALYEAVILEGLGSSPFMTAKSMLEFTPKAIKLGAFLTSYGMAKRYFKDFRHRFMFSFHPLFIGGNPFRAPAVYQMIPFLEKEGGVWFTKGGMYSVVQAFEKLFLKLGGKIRTNAEVRQIMVESGHVTGVKTAHETLEADLVVSNADILHTYRDLIEPQWRKKWHANKIEKTDVAMACFLMYMGTKKQYPQLLHHTLILSERYKPLIEDIFDKKILPDDFSMYLHAPTRTDPEMAPEGCESLYVLVPVANNLSGLDWEAQKQPFAEKILHFLEHEFGMKDLKANLEVLELFTPNDFQKFRNSTYGSAWGVEPKLTQTAVFRPHNRSEDVAGLYFVGASTHPGAGVPGVLLTAETTEKVILKDFEEVV; from the coding sequence ATGCCCAAAGCAATTGTCATTGGTTCCGGTTTTGGCGGCCTAAGCGTAGCAATAAGGTTGCAAGCAAGAGGTTTTGAAACCGTTATTGTAGAAAAAAACACCAAAGTAGGTGGTCATGCTTACCAACTTCAGAAAGACGGTTACGTCTTCGATATGGGGCCTTCGCTCATCACTGCCCCAGAAATCATCCGTGCGGTATTCCGTGCTGCTGGCGAAAAAATGGAGGATTATTTAGACCTAATTCCCCTTGACCCCTTTTATCGGGTGTACTTCCATGACGGTTCGTACTTGGACTATAACGGCGATGCCGCTAACATGAAGGCGCAAATGGCGCGATATAACCAAAAAGATGCAGAAGTCGGCTATGACCGATTTATGAAAAAAAGTAAAGCCCTATACGAGGCGGTGATCTTAGAAGGTTTGGGCTCTTCTCCTTTTATGACCGCCAAGTCTATGTTGGAATTTACACCAAAAGCTATCAAATTGGGCGCTTTTCTTACCTCTTATGGCATGGCAAAAAGATATTTCAAGGACTTCCGACACCGCTTCATGTTTTCGTTTCATCCCCTATTTATTGGTGGAAATCCATTCCGTGCCCCAGCGGTTTATCAAATGATCCCTTTCCTTGAAAAAGAGGGTGGCGTCTGGTTTACAAAAGGAGGCATGTACAGCGTCGTTCAGGCGTTTGAAAAATTGTTCTTAAAATTAGGCGGCAAAATTCGGACAAACGCAGAAGTCCGACAAATTATGGTGGAAAGTGGACACGTGACCGGGGTAAAAACGGCACATGAAACCCTTGAAGCAGATTTGGTGGTCTCGAATGCGGATATTTTACACACCTATCGAGACCTCATCGAACCCCAGTGGCGAAAAAAATGGCACGCCAATAAAATTGAAAAAACAGATGTGGCTATGGCCTGCTTCCTGATGTATATGGGTACAAAAAAGCAATATCCGCAACTTTTACACCATACCTTGATTCTTTCCGAGCGGTATAAACCCTTGATTGAGGACATTTTTGATAAGAAAATCTTGCCTGATGACTTCTCGATGTACCTCCACGCACCAACGCGAACGGATCCAGAGATGGCTCCGGAAGGTTGTGAAAGTTTGTATGTCCTCGTTCCAGTTGCGAATAACCTCTCGGGATTGGATTGGGAAGCCCAAAAGCAACCTTTCGCTGAAAAAATTCTCCATTTCCTTGAGCATGAATTTGGGATGAAAGACTTGAAAGCCAATTTAGAGGTCTTGGAACTCTTTACCCCGAATGATTTTCAGAAATTCCGGAACAGCACTTATGGTTCTGCGTGGGGCGTTGAGCCAAAACTGACCCAAACAGCAGTCTTCCGACCACATAACCGTAGTGAGGATGTTGCTGGTTTATACTTTGTAGGAGCCAGTACCCATCCGGGTGCTGGTGTTCCGGGCGTCTTGCTTACAGCTGAAACCACTGAAAAGGTGATCTTAAAAGACTTTGAAGAAGTTGTTTAA
- the cmoB gene encoding tRNA 5-methoxyuridine(34)/uridine 5-oxyacetic acid(34) synthase CmoB: MTEIPTTFLKQAYAYLHEQLKSTPLQDWAFWTEPAFETVFRHGDLPKWLAAFEAVSHEATHWRADGPISLTKNEPLEEAELQRFEESLRQFHPWRKGPFQLFELFIDTEWRSDWKWARLAPHLSSLQDRMVLDIGSGNGFYGWQMLKAGARQVVGVDPFLLFVLQWALIAKMIPLTDRFRNVVLPLGVEMIPKNNAAFDTVFSMGVLYHRRDPILHLKELLGFLKPNGELVLETLVLSDHDEKCLFPYNRYAKMRNVWSIPSVSLLEKWLHLAGFKEIRTVDVTPTSTQEQRRTAWMTFESLPDFLDAIDPAKTIEGYPAPIRAVVLAKKNR; this comes from the coding sequence ATGACCGAAATCCCAACTACTTTTTTGAAGCAAGCCTATGCTTATCTTCACGAACAACTAAAAAGCACACCGCTCCAAGATTGGGCATTTTGGACGGAACCCGCTTTTGAAACGGTTTTCCGACACGGAGATTTGCCAAAATGGTTGGCGGCATTCGAGGCTGTTTCGCATGAAGCGACTCATTGGCGGGCAGATGGGCCAATCTCTTTGACAAAAAATGAACCCTTAGAGGAGGCAGAATTACAACGCTTTGAAGAATCCTTAAGGCAGTTTCACCCATGGCGTAAAGGGCCATTCCAACTTTTTGAACTGTTCATAGACACCGAGTGGCGTTCCGATTGGAAATGGGCACGTCTTGCACCACATCTTTCATCGCTCCAAGACCGAATGGTGTTGGACATAGGGAGTGGGAACGGTTTTTATGGCTGGCAGATGTTAAAGGCTGGCGCTCGTCAAGTGGTTGGTGTAGATCCCTTTCTTTTGTTTGTTTTGCAGTGGGCATTGATCGCAAAAATGATACCGCTTACCGATCGTTTTCGGAACGTGGTTTTGCCTTTGGGGGTGGAAATGATCCCTAAAAACAATGCCGCGTTTGATACCGTTTTTTCGATGGGCGTCTTATATCATCGCCGAGATCCAATACTACACCTTAAAGAACTTTTGGGATTTCTTAAACCAAATGGCGAATTGGTATTAGAGACACTGGTCTTGTCTGATCATGATGAAAAGTGCCTGTTTCCATATAATCGCTATGCTAAAATGCGCAATGTTTGGTCAATTCCATCCGTATCCCTTCTGGAAAAGTGGTTACACTTGGCTGGATTTAAGGAGATAAGAACGGTGGACGTTACACCGACATCCACCCAAGAACAACGCAGAACCGCTTGGATGACGTTTGAATCCTTACCCGATTTTTTAGATGCCATTGATCCCGCAAAAACGATAGAAGGGTATCCAGCACCTATTCGTGCAGTGGTTTTGGCAAAGAAAAACCGATAA